GACCATCTATCACACAATCAGTACCAGTTCCAGTAACTACTACCTGTGTGTTCCTCCTGGTTCCAGTCATAAACACTTCCTCCAGGTCAGGAACGTGGTGGTCTGTAGAAGCGGTTGATGAAAACCGTGTTGAAGTTAGTAGCGTGTGGTCCCACTCTGTCCTCCAGGTGTTCTATCGCTACCTGGGCCGTCCCACCCGCCGACCCGCCCATCAACCCTCCGAAAGCCCCTCCCATCGTCATCCCCATCGCCCCCGCCACCGCCCCCATCGCCATCCCCATGGCGGCCCCCGCGGCCAGCCCCAACCCCGCCCCTACGGCGAGCGACGTCCTCAACCATCCGTTGTCCATCTCGGCTTTAGCCCTGATCTCTGCTCCCACGCTGTTGTTGTAGGCGTCCATCTGCCAGCGCAGCGCCTCCCCCCGGTACTGCCGCTCCAGCTCCCTCCACGCCTCCTCCGTCTCCGCCGCCCTCTTCTTCAGCAgtttcctctcttccttcctcacGCTCTCCTCCGCCTGCCCGTAAGAGCGGCTGGTGTAGTGCTGCCCGCCCAGGGTCGCCAGCATCTGTTCAATCTTCTGGACGAGCTCCTTGTCTCGAGAACGGTCCCTCCAGTTCTTGTTGAAGACGTGGTAGCGCCCGCCGCACTGCTCGATGAGCTCCCGGATGTGCCAGTCGGTGCTGACCCGGTTCTCCAGGGCCAGAATGTCTACGTCCCCCTCGTAGGCCAGGAGGACTATGGTGTGGGAAAGTGCATCTTCACCGAAACGCTTCACCATCAGCTTGGGCGTCTTGACGTCGTTGGGGCAGATCTGCTCCAGGTCAAAGGCCATGAGCAGGGCGTGAGGGCCAGGGGCTGACAGACACTTGCACctaaattaaataaaatgttatttacaGTGTTATATCACATGAAAAGGCTGCAAAACACCTTACGGAAAAGGTGCAGCCTAAACGCCTACAATTTCACCTGCAGGGAGACAATACAGCGACTACAATCAAGAAAGAACAATATGTttttattgtgttgtgttgtattgtattgtgttgtattgtattgtgttgtattgtattatcttgtattgtactgtgttgtattgtattgtgttgtattgtattatcttgtattgtactgtgttgtattgtattgtgttgtgttgtattgtgttgtattgtattatcttgtattgtactgtgttgtattgtattgtattgtattatcttgtattgtactgtgttgtattgtgttgtattgtattatcttgtattgtgttgtgttgtattatcTTGTATTGTATTATCTTGTAttgtactgtgttgtattgtattatcttgtattgtattgtgttgtattgtgttgtgttgtattgtgttgtattgtattatcttgtattgtgttgtgttgtattattgtattgtattgtgttgtattgtactgtgttgtattgtgttgtattgtattgtattgtgttatattgtgttgtgttgtattgtgttgtattgtgttgtatcgTAGTGTACTGTATtgggttgtgttgtattgtattgtgttttgttgTATTTTTGTCTAATATGTCACTATTTATGATGGACTTCTggacctctgtagctcagttggtagagttgtattgtgttgtgttgtattgtgttgtatttttGTCTAATATGTCACTATTTATGATGGACTTCTggacctctgtagctcagttggtagagttgtattgtgttgtgttgtattgtgttgtattgttgtctAATATGTCACTATTTATGATGGACTTCTggacctctgtagctcagttggtagagttgtattgtgttgtgttgtattgtgttgtatttttGTCTAATATGTCACTATTTATGATGGACTTCTGGACcgctgtagctcagttggtagagttgtattgtgttgtgttgtattgtgttgtattgttgtctAATATGTCACTATTTATGATGGACTTCTGGACCTCtgcagctcagttggtagagttgtattgtgttgtgttgtattgttgtctAATATGTCACTATTTATGATGGACTTCTggacctctgtagctcagttggtagagttgtattgtgttgtgttgtattgttgtctAATATGTCACTATTTATGATGGACTTCTggacctctgtagctcagttggtagagttgtattgtattgtgttgtattgttgtctAATATGTCACTATTTATGATGGACTTCTGGACCTCtgcagctcagttggtagagttgtattgtgttgtgttgtattgttgtctAATATGTCACTATTTATGATGGACTTCTggacctctgtagctcagttggtagagttgtattgtgttgtgttgtattgttgtctAATATGTCACTATTTATGATGGACTTCTggacctctgtagctcagttggtagagttgtattgtgttgtgttctatTGTTGTCTAATATGTCACTGTTTATGATGGACGTCTGGACCTCTGTAGCTCAGGTGGGAGAGCATGGCTCGTGCAACACCAGAACTGTTAGATTCCCAGGACCACTCACATGTGAGATGTCTGCATACATGACTGTAagtggctttggataaaagtCTCTGCTAAATGCCATGTAGTATTAATATATTACATTTATCATTTCTTCAGTTTCTGTCAACTGTGAGCAAGGACCGATCATGTTAAAGTTAAAGTCACCTCTTCTTATGCGTACGTAAGTTGACACTACAGAATACATGACACAGAAGAGCATAGACACAGAACCAAAAGACACAGAAGAGCATAGACACAGAACCAAAACACACAGAAGAGCATAGACACAGAACCAAAACACACAGAAGAGCATAGACACAGAACCAAAACACAACATTACGGCCACCTCTTCATCTCTGTCTTCATCTTGGTGCGGGACAGGTGCTTCCCGTAGAGGTTGGGTCCGTTGACCACAGCAACACGCGTCCCGGCCACGTCCCCCAGGTTCTTCCTGCTCTGGACGATGCTGGTGACGTCCTTGGAGAACTCCTCCCGCCCCAGGATAGAGTTGGTCAGGGAGAACTGAGACGGTCCACTGGACCCCACCACCAGGATCCTCAACTCCATGTCAGTGGACTGAGCTTCCGGGACAACAAAGACCGTTTGATGGTTAACAGTTATGGAAAGGTTTATACTAAGGTCAGTTAAAGATCCTTCTAACCACGTATCAGTGTCCGGAGAAgatcatgatgttttcatcatgCTAAGACCATTTGATCATCAACAGCTATGGAAAGGTAAGTCAGACCACATATTAGCACATGTTGCCGGGACAACAAAGACCAACAAAATATTCCTTTACCTTTCATCAACTATTATCACTATCACAGCTATGTCGACGTCTCTTTACTGAGAAACAAAAAAGTCAAAAATATCAT
The sequence above is a segment of the Salvelinus alpinus chromosome 1, SLU_Salpinus.1, whole genome shotgun sequence genome. Coding sequences within it:
- the LOC139570737 gene encoding GTPase IMAP family member 9, producing the protein MELRILVVGSSGPSQFSLTNSILGREEFSKDVTSIVQSRKNLGDVAGTRVAVVNGPNLYGKHLSRTKMKTEMKRCKCLSAPGPHALLMAFDLEQICPNDVKTPKLMVKRFGEDALSHTIVLLAYEGDVDILALENRVSTDWHIRELIEQCGGRYHVFNKNWRDRSRDKELVQKIEQMLATLGGQHYTSRSYGQAEESVRKEERKLLKKRAAETEEAWRELERQYRGEALRWQMDAYNNSVGAEIRAKAEMDNGWLRTSLAVGAGLGLAAGAAMGMAMGAVAGAMGMTMGGAFGGLMGGSAGGTAQVAIEHLEDRVGPHATNFNTVFINRFYRPPRS